A genomic segment from Candidatus Brocadia sinica JPN1 encodes:
- a CDS encoding type II toxin-antitoxin system RelE family toxin, translating into MKASLQPIITNPYLGKALKNKLADLRSFRVSRFRIICRISGQKLIKIVAIGSRECTYEDTFRLLKGKEGIC; encoded by the coding sequence ATCAAGGCATCCCTACAACCGATAATCACTAATCCTTATTTAGGAAAAGCACTAAAAAACAAACTTGCGGATTTGAGAAGTTTTCGAGTCAGCAGATTTAGAATAATATGCAGGATTTCAGGCCAAAAGCTAATTAAGATTGTTGCAATAGGTTCCCGCGAATGCACATATGAGGATACTTTCCGGTTGCTTAAAGGAAAAGAAGGAATTTGCTAA
- a CDS encoding MBL fold metallo-hydrolase, with translation MKLPNIIFETLAVGPLAVNCYIIGSKKDNAAIVIDAGGDHEEILNIVKKHDLTLRLMINTHAHFDHVGGVRPLQDLTGAKFLLHQEDIPLLNYLNDQTDAFGLPSIPIPKIDRPLTDNEEIFIGNETIRVIHTPGHSPGSTCFLIDDAVFVGDTLFAGSIGRTDLYGGSYEKIISSIRTRLFILKDHVIVYPGHGIFTTIGEEKQHNPFF, from the coding sequence ATGAAATTACCCAACATAATCTTTGAGACATTAGCAGTAGGTCCCCTAGCAGTGAACTGTTATATTATCGGTTCCAAAAAAGACAACGCAGCAATAGTTATTGATGCCGGTGGTGACCATGAAGAAATCCTGAATATAGTAAAAAAACATGATCTCACCTTACGACTCATGATAAACACGCATGCCCATTTTGATCACGTGGGCGGAGTAAGGCCTTTGCAAGATTTGACTGGCGCAAAGTTCCTGCTTCATCAGGAAGATATTCCACTTTTGAATTATCTCAATGATCAAACGGATGCCTTTGGATTGCCGTCCATTCCTATTCCAAAGATAGACAGACCACTTACCGACAATGAGGAAATTTTTATTGGGAATGAAACGATACGGGTCATACACACCCCAGGACATTCTCCGGGCAGCACATGCTTCCTCATTGATGATGCAGTATTTGTGGGAGATACTCTCTTTGCGGGGTCGATTGGAAGGACAGATCTCTATGGCGGTTCTTATGAAAAGATAATAAGTTCAATAAGAACCCGTCTGTTTATCTTAAAAGACCATGTAATTGTATACCCAGGACATGGGATATTTACCACCATTGGAGAGGAGAAACAACACAATCCGTTTTTTTAA
- a CDS encoding aldehyde dehydrogenase family protein yields the protein MEGKNYVNGAFVDGTSGDRFESRNPANFNEVLGTFPLSSEQDVNNAVSAAKAAYYGWRRLSRIKRGEYLDEFTQLLKKDREELSRLVTKECGKGIIEGRADVTEGIHMCQYVFGTVRMPHGDVIDSEIPEKDAFLRRKPKGVVAAITPWNFPFAIPLWLICPSVVEGNTVVLKPSRETACTANKIAEYAHKAGFPPGVINVVQGGCGDFLVKHPDTHVVLFVGSNDVGSEIKQIVAGFYDKMCACEMGGKNALIVLDDANLDVAVNAAIISAFKTSGQRCTSASRLIIHEKVLAEFERRFVETTKRMRIGDPLDENVFMGPVINQAATEKITRYNDLAKKEGAKMLLDGGRLTGNEYKKGYFMSPFVYRMQNNPKSRVLREEVFGPHVAIIPVKDIDEAIEVHNDTDYGLTCAVITEDFRNAKRIRDDCEYGLGYVNLPTIGAEVHLPFGGVKKSGTGLPSASTLIDVVTHRTAWTVNHAREIKMAQGLTVKF from the coding sequence ATGGAAGGGAAAAATTATGTCAATGGGGCATTTGTAGATGGCACTTCCGGCGATCGGTTTGAAAGCAGAAATCCTGCTAATTTCAATGAGGTATTGGGGACGTTTCCCCTTTCTTCGGAACAGGATGTGAATAATGCCGTCAGCGCTGCAAAAGCGGCCTATTATGGGTGGAGGCGCTTGTCCCGCATTAAACGCGGTGAGTATCTGGACGAATTTACCCAACTCCTGAAAAAAGATCGTGAAGAACTATCACGACTGGTAACAAAAGAATGTGGAAAGGGAATTATCGAAGGACGCGCCGATGTTACTGAAGGAATTCATATGTGCCAGTATGTATTCGGTACCGTGAGGATGCCTCACGGTGATGTGATTGATTCTGAAATTCCGGAAAAAGATGCTTTTCTGCGCCGGAAACCCAAGGGGGTTGTAGCGGCAATTACACCGTGGAATTTTCCTTTTGCCATTCCCTTATGGCTCATCTGTCCCTCGGTAGTGGAAGGAAACACGGTTGTTCTCAAACCTTCGAGGGAGACGGCATGTACGGCAAATAAGATTGCCGAGTATGCACATAAGGCAGGGTTCCCGCCGGGTGTTATTAACGTGGTACAGGGAGGATGTGGGGATTTTCTGGTGAAACATCCGGATACCCATGTAGTGTTGTTTGTGGGTTCCAATGACGTAGGTTCAGAAATAAAGCAAATTGTTGCCGGATTTTACGATAAGATGTGCGCCTGCGAGATGGGCGGCAAAAATGCCTTAATCGTTCTCGACGATGCCAACCTGGACGTCGCGGTAAATGCAGCCATTATCAGCGCCTTTAAGACATCGGGACAGAGATGTACCTCTGCAAGCCGGTTAATTATTCACGAAAAGGTATTGGCTGAATTTGAAAGGAGATTTGTTGAGACAACCAAAAGGATGAGAATCGGTGATCCCCTTGACGAAAATGTGTTTATGGGTCCTGTGATTAACCAGGCGGCAACTGAAAAGATTACACGATATAATGATCTGGCAAAAAAGGAGGGTGCAAAGATGCTGCTGGATGGTGGAAGACTCACGGGTAATGAATACAAAAAGGGCTATTTTATGTCTCCATTCGTGTATCGTATGCAGAACAATCCAAAGAGCCGGGTGCTTCGTGAAGAGGTCTTTGGCCCCCATGTCGCTATTATCCCGGTAAAAGATATTGACGAAGCTATAGAGGTGCATAACGATACGGACTACGGTCTCACTTGTGCAGTAATTACTGAAGACTTTCGGAATGCGAAGAGGATACGAGATGATTGTGAATATGGCCTCGGGTATGTGAACTTGCCCACGATTGGGGCTGAGGTGCATTTGCCCTTTGGTGGCGTAAAAAAGAGCGGGACGGGATTGCCATCGGCCAGTACACTGATTGATGTGGTGACGCACCGTACGGCATGGACGGTCAACCACGCCAGAGAAATCAAGATGGCCCAGGGATTGACGGTGAAGTTTTAG
- a CDS encoding IS3 family transposase (programmed frameshift) yields MERKQYNGEFKARVAIEAIKGEKTANELAGQYGVHPTQIAQWKKQVIEEIPRIFSLKKVQDARKEDELRASLYQQIGQLKVELDWLKKKVLGSTVEERKRLIEPENEEISVSRQCELLGISRSVFYYKAIGESAYNLQLMNLIDEYYTGYPFYGVRRLTAWLRKEGHEVNPKRVKRLMRKMGLYAIYPKPWLSKGGEGHKKYPYLLRGLSIEYPDHVWCADITYIRLNQGYVYLMAIMDWYSRYVLSWETSITLDVGFCLEALDRAIRKGCPEIFNTDQGSQFTSNAFTGKLEGAGVKISMDGRGRVFDNIFIERLWRSIKYEEVYLKDYKTVREAVDGLRRYFDFYNNERLHQSLEYRAPATLYCSNKKARKGEMVNTLELTG; encoded by the exons GTGGAGAGGAAGCAATATAATGGGGAATTTAAGGCGAGAGTAGCGATAGAAGCGATAAAGGGGGAGAAGACTGCAAACGAGCTAGCAGGGCAATATGGGGTACACCCAACGCAGATAGCACAGTGGAAGAAGCAGGTAATAGAAGAGATACCGAGGATATTTTCGCTGAAGAAGGTGCAAGATGCCAGAAAGGAGGATGAATTGCGTGCGTCGTTGTACCAGCAGATAGGGCAATTGAAGGTTGAACTGGATTGGCTGAAAAAAAAAGT GTTGGGATCAACGGTTGAGGAAAGGAAGAGGTTAATAGAGCCAGAAAATGAGGAGATAAGTGTAAGTCGGCAGTGTGAGTTACTGGGGATATCCCGTTCAGTCTTTTATTATAAGGCGATTGGTGAGAGTGCATATAATCTTCAATTGATGAACCTGATAGATGAGTATTATACGGGGTATCCGTTTTATGGGGTAAGGCGGTTGACGGCATGGTTAAGAAAGGAAGGGCATGAGGTAAACCCTAAGAGGGTAAAACGGTTAATGAGGAAGATGGGATTATATGCGATCTATCCGAAGCCTTGGCTAAGTAAAGGAGGTGAAGGACACAAGAAATACCCATATTTACTCAGAGGATTGAGTATAGAGTATCCAGATCACGTGTGGTGTGCGGATATAACGTACATACGGCTCAATCAGGGGTATGTATATCTCATGGCAATAATGGACTGGTATAGTCGGTATGTGCTGTCGTGGGAGACATCAATAACCCTGGATGTGGGATTTTGTCTGGAAGCATTAGACAGGGCAATAAGGAAGGGATGCCCTGAGATATTTAACACGGACCAGGGATCGCAGTTTACGAGCAATGCGTTTACTGGGAAATTAGAGGGAGCCGGGGTAAAGATCAGCATGGATGGAAGGGGACGAGTGTTTGATAACATTTTTATAGAGCGTTTGTGGAGGTCGATAAAATACGAGGAGGTGTATTTAAAAGACTATAAGACGGTAAGAGAGGCAGTGGATGGTTTAAGGAGGTATTTTGATTTTTATAACAACGAGAGATTACATCAGTCGCTTGAATACAGAGCGCCAGCAACGCTGTATTGTAGTAACAAAAAGGCACGGAAAGGAGAGATGGTAAATACTCTTGAACTGACCGGGTAA
- a CDS encoding ABC transporter permease, with the protein MHEQKHPGPDEITLEAPSIRFNYGLLWDSEIVLVTVGEFIDNKYTGTLGIKEKQFANTAGFYKKVWWRGSDWIPNLATETGIVFPTEKGTSGLDFEGTGILSWYLEKFIRRLTLGGGTEKEAFEHNTRGLFIYGVIILGYGVRFLPLSSRIMANYFKQIPNSMEESGAVIGASWFTVFRRILIPLQGYGIIATWLISFMFCVGELGTTILVYPPGHETLPIALFTIMVNSPINIVSALSVVIVAMTLLPVGIFLVISKYLVKSWRILLM; encoded by the coding sequence TTGCATGAGCAAAAACATCCGGGCCCCGATGAAATAACCCTGGAGGCGCCAAGCATCCGCTTTAATTACGGACTACTGTGGGACAGTGAGATTGTACTGGTGACTGTAGGTGAATTCATTGATAACAAATATACAGGTACGTTGGGCATAAAGGAGAAACAATTTGCCAATACGGCAGGCTTTTATAAGAAAGTCTGGTGGCGCGGAAGTGACTGGATACCCAACCTCGCCACTGAAACGGGTATTGTATTTCCCACAGAAAAAGGTACCTCTGGATTGGACTTTGAAGGTACTGGCATCCTTTCCTGGTACCTGGAAAAGTTCATCCGCCGTCTGACACTGGGTGGAGGCACAGAAAAAGAAGCCTTTGAACACAACACGCGCGGTCTCTTTATTTATGGAGTCATTATCCTGGGATACGGAGTGCGGTTTTTACCGTTATCCAGCCGTATCATGGCGAATTATTTTAAACAGATCCCCAATTCCATGGAGGAGTCAGGTGCAGTAATTGGCGCATCATGGTTTACTGTTTTCAGGAGGATTTTGATACCTTTGCAGGGTTACGGAATAATTGCCACATGGCTGATTTCCTTTATGTTCTGCGTTGGAGAGTTGGGTACGACAATATTGGTCTATCCGCCAGGGCACGAGACCCTTCCCATAGCCCTATTTACTATCATGGTAAATAGCCCGATAAATATTGTTTCAGCACTTTCTGTTGTAATAGTAGCGATGACTTTGTTACCTGTGGGGATATTTCTTGTTATATCAAAATATTTAGTGAAATCATGGCGAATACTCTTGATGTAA
- a CDS encoding PilZ domain-containing protein, whose protein sequence is MCGNRYFSRIKFAAHAQIECNKAIHKLELLDISLRGALLHSPTSLPVKIGTSCLLKIYLHASHITLTFHAELVHLNKKNLGLKFLDADIDTMTHLRNLLGYNTGNPDQITHELHFWLDSV, encoded by the coding sequence GTGTGCGGTAATCGATACTTTAGCCGTATCAAATTTGCGGCTCACGCTCAAATTGAATGTAATAAGGCGATCCATAAATTGGAATTGCTGGATATATCTTTACGAGGTGCATTGTTGCATTCCCCAACGTCTCTTCCTGTAAAAATAGGCACGAGTTGTTTATTAAAAATATACCTTCATGCGTCACATATTACATTGACGTTTCATGCGGAGCTCGTCCATCTCAATAAAAAGAATCTGGGATTGAAATTTCTAGATGCAGACATAGATACCATGACGCATCTGAGAAACCTGCTTGGCTATAATACAGGTAATCCTGACCAAATCACCCATGAACTTCATTTCTGGCTGGATTCTGTATGA
- a CDS encoding putative toxin-antitoxin system toxin component, PIN family, whose protein sequence is MIRLGFCFCHPCSKAEAVILRIIRGDDTLLISGEIIKEVLEVLSTKFHRDREAISDAAVYLSGIAQVINPTKKFESLKTILITESLNVFYFGKANAIVTGDKEMLKLRKYKGIKIISLKEYLG, encoded by the coding sequence TTGATTCGCTTAGGCTTCTGCTTTTGCCATCCCTGTAGCAAGGCAGAGGCGGTAATCTTAAGAATAATTAGAGGCGATGATACCCTCTTAATTTCCGGGGAAATCATCAAAGAGGTCTTAGAAGTGCTATCCACAAAATTCCATCGTGACAGAGAGGCAATCAGTGATGCAGCAGTTTACCTTTCGGGTATTGCTCAGGTGATAAATCCAACAAAAAAATTCGAGTCTTTAAAGACGATCCTGATAACAGAATCCTTGAATGTGTTTTATTTTGGTAAAGCAAATGCGATTGTAACGGGCGATAAAGAAATGTTAAAATTGAGAAAATACAAAGGGATTAAGATTATAAGCTTAAAGGAATATTTGGGCTAG
- a CDS encoding ABC transporter ATP-binding protein — MANTLDVKNLRKSFDKREIVKGISFEVEKGRLLALLGPSGCGKTTTLRMIAGLEVPDDGEIRIEGTLANQGRKTLIPQKQRHIGMVFQDLALWPHMTVYENIEFGLKAKGFAKVERRTKIDTVLSKVNMQKYTKVYPARLSGGQQQLIAIARAIVTEPRLLLMDEPLSNIDIKLREDIRQEIRRIQQETQITTVYVTHDQEEAFLLANKVAVMNAGILEQVGSPEEIYSSPASLFVAGFVGESNVIQVKIVGKDKILTPWDEFVCNTKGQNQGNAFLFFRPHHVKIEKSGHIDGVIINRNFLGEGYKYYVLTSGKEIKLQIQEIYEVGQSIRFSITKMKVFFF, encoded by the coding sequence ATGGCGAATACTCTTGATGTAAAAAATTTAAGAAAGAGTTTTGATAAAAGAGAAATTGTAAAAGGTATTTCTTTTGAGGTTGAGAAAGGGCGGCTCCTGGCATTATTAGGACCCTCAGGATGTGGGAAGACAACGACATTAAGGATGATTGCAGGTCTTGAGGTGCCAGATGACGGAGAAATCAGGATAGAAGGCACACTTGCAAATCAAGGGCGGAAAACCTTAATCCCTCAAAAACAAAGGCACATCGGAATGGTATTTCAGGACCTTGCACTCTGGCCACACATGACGGTATATGAAAATATTGAATTTGGATTAAAGGCAAAGGGATTTGCAAAAGTTGAGCGGCGGACAAAAATTGATACTGTTTTGAGCAAAGTCAACATGCAAAAATATACTAAAGTGTACCCTGCAAGGCTCTCTGGCGGACAGCAGCAATTGATTGCTATCGCACGGGCAATTGTTACTGAACCCAGGCTGCTCCTTATGGACGAACCCTTATCGAATATCGATATAAAATTACGTGAGGATATCAGGCAGGAAATCAGGCGTATTCAGCAAGAGACGCAAATTACAACCGTCTATGTCACTCATGACCAGGAAGAAGCCTTTCTTTTAGCTAATAAGGTAGCAGTGATGAATGCAGGAATACTGGAACAAGTAGGCAGCCCGGAAGAAATTTATTCTTCTCCGGCATCGCTTTTTGTGGCTGGTTTTGTGGGAGAATCAAATGTTATACAGGTAAAAATAGTTGGTAAAGATAAGATATTAACTCCATGGGACGAATTTGTTTGCAATACAAAAGGACAAAACCAAGGAAATGCCTTCCTCTTCTTCAGACCGCATCATGTGAAGATTGAGAAGAGCGGTCATATTGACGGTGTAATTATAAACCGGAACTTTTTAGGGGAAGGGTACAAGTATTATGTTTTAACTTCGGGTAAAGAAATTAAATTGCAAATTCAGGAAATTTATGAGGTAGGCCAATCTATAAGGTTCTCCATTACAAAAATGAAGGTTTTCTTTTTCTGA
- a CDS encoding type II toxin-antitoxin system Phd/YefM family antitoxin, which produces MKTLSLSEAKMKLSSLVETVSTTDEEVIITKNGSPAAVLASPDEFERWKETITCILI; this is translated from the coding sequence ATGAAAACCTTATCTCTGTCAGAAGCAAAGATGAAGCTAAGCAGCCTCGTTGAAACTGTTAGTACCACCGACGAAGAGGTGATAATTACAAAAAATGGTTCACCTGCCGCTGTTTTGGCGAGTCCGGATGAATTTGAACGCTGGAAAGAAACTATAACTTGCATCCTCATCTAA